Below is a window of Pseudoalteromonas undina DNA.
TGACTTTGAACGTGAAAGTGCTGATATTGTATTGTGTAATCCGCCATTTCACCAAGCACAAGCGGTTACCGACCACATCGCGTGGCAAATGTTTAAACAAGCAAAAGACACATTAAAAGAAGGTGGCGAGCTGCGTATTATTGGCAATCGTCATTTAGATTATCATGACAAACTAAACCGTATGTTTGGTAACTGTACTTTATTAGGCTCTAATAAAAAGTTTGTGGTACTCAGCGCAACTAAAAATAGTGGGACGTTATAAATGAAACTCTTAAAAGCATTATTGAGCTGTTGTACTTTAGTGATTTTTTCGGGATGTGCCAATCAGCCTAATCAGCTTATTCTCAATCCCGTCTATAAAAGTGGACAAATAAGCTCAATCAATAACAGCTTAAACACCAGCGTGATTGATTTACGTGGTGACAGTGCAACCTTAAAGCTTATTGAATCAAGCAAAACAAAAACCATTGCCAGCACGGGTATTACTGAGTCAGTTAAAAGTGCGCTAGACAGTGCGCTTAGTCGCAATGGCGCTAGCATTTCTAATTTAGCGCAATTGCGCTTTGAGTTAGATATTCACGCACTGCAAGCTGTGGTTACAGAAAAGCTAATGAGCCATACCAGTGATGCCAAGATTGAATTTGAAGTACGAGTGATTCGCCCTACCAGTAATTTCAGTAAGCGTTATAGCGGTAATGCTAATTTATCTGGACCACTTGGTCATGATAGGGCAAAAATTGAAGGTCAGCTCAATAAGTTGACTGAGCAGTTAATTACCCGCATTGTATCTGACCCTGAATTAATTGCATTTTTAGAAGGTTAATAATGAAGCAACTTTTTTTAATCTGCGTAAGCTTATTTTTTAGCGTAAATAGTTTAGCGGCACAAGAAGGCCGCTTTGTGCAAAAAGATAATATTTTCCCTCGAGTAGAAATTGTGACATCGTTGGGTAGTATTGTGGTTGAGCTAGACCGCTCAAGAGCCCCTATTACGGTTAATAACTTTTTGACTTACGTGTCTGATAAAAGCTATCAAGGCAGTGTGTTTCATCGTGTAGAACGCGATGTAGAAAATGATCGTGATTTTGTAATTCAAGGCGGTGGTTATGATAAAGATTACGATGGCCTGCATGAAAACGACCCTATTTTTAATGAAAGCGGTAACGGCCTAACTAACGATATGTATAGCATTGCTATGGCCTATCAAGATCGAGAACCACACTCAGGAACGCGTCAGTTCTTTTTTAACATGGATGACAATGACCATTTAAATCCAGGGCGAGATTGGGGATTTGCCGTGTTTGGCAGTGTTATGGAAGGTTATGAGACGCTCGATAAAATCATGGCTGTAAAAACGGGTTTTAATGATAAAATTGGCTACAACTTTGTCCCTGAAAAACCGGTTGTTATATTAAATATCAAGGTGCTTGAACAAGTTCCTTTATAACTTTTTATCAGAGCAGCTTTGGCTGCTCTTTCTATGAGCCAATGAGCCCCTATGAATAGCACACTTTCTGTTCGCGAATACTTTTCTTATTTTAAAGATAAACGTTTAATTAATGTTTTTATATTTGGAATGAGCAGTGGTTTTCCGTGGGTGTTAATTGGCTCGGTAATGTCGGCTTGGCTTAAAGATGAAGGTTTAAGTCGCAGCATGATAGGCTTATTTGGCATTGTGTTTGGTGCCTATAGTATCAATTTTTTATGGTCGCCTTTAATAGATCGCACTAAACTGCCCTTTTTGTACAACTGGCTTGGTCAGCGTCGTAGTTGGATCCTGTTTTGCCAAAGCTTTATTTTACTTGGCACGTTACTACTTGCAGGGCTTGATCTAAATGCAAACCTAGCGATTGCCGCCGCACTTTGCTTGCTGATCGCCATAGCCTCTGCAACGCAAGATATTGCTATAGATGCTTTTCGAATAGACACCCTTAGTGAAAATGAATCTCACAAAGCCACCGCAGCCGCCGCAATGGCTACATCAGGTTGGTGGACAGGTTATGCTTTATTAGGGGCTGTGCCCTTTTACATGGCAGATATGCCAAACATAGACTGGCCGCAGGTCTATTATTTTTTATCTGCGATTATGCTGTTATTAATTAGCTGTGTGTTTTGGGCTAAAGAGCCGCAATCAAATCGCGAAGCCGTTCATGCCGAGCTAGAACGTGTTTACCTTGAAAAGCTCGCAACAACTAAACAAACTCCACTGACAAAAACGCTTGCATGGTTAGGCGTTACCGTGGTTGACCCATTTAAAACCTTTTTTGCTAAAAATGGGGTTAAAACCGCTTTAGCACTGCTGGCATTTATTTTCTTATTTAAAATTGGTGAAGCATTTTTAGCACGAATGTCGATTGTATTTTATAAAGAAGTGGGCTTTAGTAATACCCAAATAGCAAATTACTCCAAGCTGGGCACGGGTTTAATCACCATTGTATTTGCCTTTTTGGGCAGTATTTTTAACCACAAATATGGCATAGTAAAAGGCTTATTTATTAGTGGTGTAGCCATGGCTGCATCTAACTTAATGTTTTCTTGGATTGCCCTAGCAGGGCCACAAGAACACTTATATGCAATGGCGATTGTAGTTGATGGTTTTACCCAAGCTTGGTCTTTAGTGGCGATGGTTGCTTTTATATCTATGCTGTGTGACAGAGCATTTAGCGCCACTCATTATGCGCTATTGGCATCCTTAGGGAACTTAGGGCGTACGTTATTATCGAGTTACAGCGGCGTGGTTATTGATGATTGGCTGATGGGGAATTGGTCATTATTTTTTGTTTTAACAGCACTTATGGTTTTACCTTCATTAATATTTTTATATCTAATTAGGCACAAACTATATGCATTAGAGCAAAATTATCATAGTAGGTAACACCTAATGCATCCCTGCATTAGTATTGGCTGTAGACGTTAGATTTAACTTTACGATTACAGCCTAACAGCGTTAGTCAGCTTTAATTAAGCTTAATGCTTCATACGGGTCGACTTCTAATGCATTACAGTAGCGAACAAACTCAATCACATCTAAGCGACGCTCTTGATTTTCAATTTTGCCAATAAAAGAATGTGGCGTACCCAAAATTTGCGCTAGGCTGCGCATTGTGTAGCCTTTTTCATGGCGCTTAGTTTTAAGCCACTTTGTTAACTTTGCATTTTCTTCCGAAGATACGGTTTTACCCATCATATACAACTCCTACTCGTTGTTTAACTGTACATATTGCCAAGTGCTCATTGTGATCAACACTATAAACTCACTG
It encodes the following:
- a CDS encoding YajG family lipoprotein is translated as MKLLKALLSCCTLVIFSGCANQPNQLILNPVYKSGQISSINNSLNTSVIDLRGDSATLKLIESSKTKTIASTGITESVKSALDSALSRNGASISNLAQLRFELDIHALQAVVTEKLMSHTSDAKIEFEVRVIRPTSNFSKRYSGNANLSGPLGHDRAKIEGQLNKLTEQLITRIVSDPELIAFLEG
- a CDS encoding peptidylprolyl isomerase, which translates into the protein MKQLFLICVSLFFSVNSLAAQEGRFVQKDNIFPRVEIVTSLGSIVVELDRSRAPITVNNFLTYVSDKSYQGSVFHRVERDVENDRDFVIQGGGYDKDYDGLHENDPIFNESGNGLTNDMYSIAMAYQDREPHSGTRQFFFNMDDNDHLNPGRDWGFAVFGSVMEGYETLDKIMAVKTGFNDKIGYNFVPEKPVVILNIKVLEQVPL
- a CDS encoding AmpG family muropeptide MFS transporter, which codes for MNSTLSVREYFSYFKDKRLINVFIFGMSSGFPWVLIGSVMSAWLKDEGLSRSMIGLFGIVFGAYSINFLWSPLIDRTKLPFLYNWLGQRRSWILFCQSFILLGTLLLAGLDLNANLAIAAALCLLIAIASATQDIAIDAFRIDTLSENESHKATAAAAMATSGWWTGYALLGAVPFYMADMPNIDWPQVYYFLSAIMLLLISCVFWAKEPQSNREAVHAELERVYLEKLATTKQTPLTKTLAWLGVTVVDPFKTFFAKNGVKTALALLAFIFLFKIGEAFLARMSIVFYKEVGFSNTQIANYSKLGTGLITIVFAFLGSIFNHKYGIVKGLFISGVAMAASNLMFSWIALAGPQEHLYAMAIVVDGFTQAWSLVAMVAFISMLCDRAFSATHYALLASLGNLGRTLLSSYSGVVIDDWLMGNWSLFFVLTALMVLPSLIFLYLIRHKLYALEQNYHSR
- a CDS encoding helix-turn-helix domain-containing protein; this encodes MMGKTVSSEENAKLTKWLKTKRHEKGYTMRSLAQILGTPHSFIGKIENQERRLDVIEFVRYCNALEVDPYEALSLIKAD